A portion of the Pseudomonas sp. GR 6-02 genome contains these proteins:
- the groL gene encoding chaperonin GroEL (60 kDa chaperone family; promotes refolding of misfolded polypeptides especially under stressful conditions; forms two stacked rings of heptamers to form a barrel-shaped 14mer; ends can be capped by GroES; misfolded proteins enter the barrel where they are refolded when GroES binds), producing the protein MAAKEVKFGDSARKKMLTGVNVLADAVKATLGPKGRNVIIEKSFGAPTITKDGVSVAKEIELEDRFENMGAQLVKDVASRANDDAGDGTTTATVLAQSIVNEGLKAVAAGMNPMDLKRGIDKATIAIVKELKALSKPCADTKAIAQVGTISANSDNSIGDIIAEAMEKVGKEGVITVEEGSGLENELSVVEGMQFDRGYLSPYFVNKPETMTAELDGPLILLVDKKISNIREMLPVLEAVAKAGRPLLIVAEDVEGEALATLVVNNMRGIVKVAAVKAPGFGDRRKAMLQDIAVLTGGTVISEEIGLSLESTTLEHLGNAKRVILSKENTTVIDGAGVEADIQARVTQIRQQVADTSSDYDREKLQERLAKLSGGVAVIKVGAGSEVEMKEKKARVEDALHATRAAVEEGVVPGGGVALIRALQAISELKGDNADQDVGIAVLRRAVEAPLRQIVANSGDEPSVVVDKVKQGAGNFGYNAATSEYGDMIEMGILDPTKVTRSALQAASSIGGLILTTEAAVAEAPKKDGAAGGGMPDMGGMGGMGGMM; encoded by the coding sequence ATGGCTGCTAAAGAAGTTAAATTCGGCGACTCCGCCCGCAAGAAAATGCTCACCGGTGTCAACGTTCTGGCTGACGCAGTAAAAGCGACCCTGGGCCCGAAAGGCCGTAACGTGATCATCGAGAAGAGCTTCGGCGCTCCGACCATCACCAAGGACGGCGTTTCCGTAGCCAAAGAAATCGAACTCGAAGACCGCTTCGAAAACATGGGCGCGCAGCTGGTCAAAGACGTTGCCTCCCGTGCCAACGATGACGCAGGCGACGGTACCACCACCGCTACCGTTCTGGCTCAGTCGATCGTCAACGAAGGCCTGAAAGCCGTCGCTGCCGGCATGAACCCGATGGACCTGAAGCGCGGTATCGACAAAGCGACCATCGCGATCGTCAAGGAACTGAAAGCCCTGTCCAAGCCTTGCGCTGACACCAAGGCAATCGCTCAGGTAGGTACCATCTCGGCCAACTCCGACAACTCCATCGGCGACATCATTGCCGAAGCCATGGAAAAAGTCGGTAAAGAAGGCGTGATCACCGTTGAAGAAGGCTCGGGCCTGGAAAACGAACTGTCGGTTGTTGAAGGCATGCAGTTCGACCGTGGCTACCTGTCCCCGTACTTCGTCAACAAGCCAGAGACCATGACTGCCGAGCTGGACGGTCCGCTGATCCTGCTGGTCGACAAAAAGATCTCGAACATCCGCGAAATGCTGCCAGTACTGGAAGCCGTTGCCAAAGCCGGCCGTCCACTGCTGATCGTGGCCGAAGACGTTGAAGGCGAAGCCCTGGCGACTCTGGTTGTGAACAACATGCGTGGCATCGTTAAAGTCGCAGCCGTCAAGGCTCCAGGCTTCGGCGACCGTCGCAAGGCCATGCTGCAGGACATCGCTGTTCTGACCGGTGGTACCGTGATCTCCGAAGAGATCGGTCTGAGCCTGGAAAGCACTACCCTGGAACACCTGGGTAATGCCAAGCGCGTGATCCTGTCCAAAGAAAACACCACCGTGATCGACGGCGCCGGCGTTGAGGCTGATATCCAGGCTCGCGTGACCCAGATCCGTCAACAAGTGGCCGACACTTCGTCCGACTACGACCGTGAAAAACTGCAAGAGCGCCTGGCCAAACTGTCCGGCGGCGTTGCAGTGATCAAGGTCGGCGCTGGTTCCGAAGTTGAAATGAAAGAGAAGAAAGCCCGCGTTGAAGACGCCCTGCACGCTACCCGTGCAGCCGTTGAAGAAGGCGTGGTACCTGGCGGCGGCGTGGCACTGATCCGTGCCCTGCAAGCCATCAGCGAACTGAAAGGCGACAACGCCGATCAGGACGTCGGTATCGCTGTTCTGCGTCGTGCGGTTGAAGCGCCACTGCGTCAGATCGTTGCCAACTCCGGCGACGAGCCAAGCGTGGTTGTCGACAAGGTCAAGCAAGGCGCGGGTAACTTCGGTTACAACGCTGCCACCAGCGAATACGGCGACATGATCGAAATGGGCATCCTGGACCCAACCAAGGTGACCCGTTCGGCTCTGCAAGCTGCATCCTCGATTGGCGGTCTGATCCTGACCACCGAGGCCGCTGTTGCCGAAGCACCGAAGAAAGACGGTGCAGCTGGCGGCGGTATGCCAGACATGGGCGGTATGGGTGGCATGGGCGGCATGATGTAA
- a CDS encoding phosphatase PAP2 family protein: protein MSSTAVRPVSRPLNFWLCLGVPAIAAITLMLLELTSLDMDLAKLFYDPVAGAFIGRHSYFLENILHDRAKQVVIAFSVFSILGFVSSFFIERLKPFKREMGCLVLSLALSTSFVTPLKAATAVQCPWSLEQFGGHETYSELLSPRPHTDKPGRCWPGGHAATGFTLFALFFVLRDRRPRLARYAFIFAFTLGSVFSIGRMMQGAHFFSHNVWTAIFCWLFCLGAYYNILYRPASKTEQANEAKPVSA from the coding sequence ATGTCATCAACCGCTGTCCGTCCCGTCTCCCGCCCGCTCAATTTCTGGCTGTGCCTGGGAGTGCCCGCCATTGCGGCGATCACCCTGATGCTGCTCGAGTTGACGTCCCTGGACATGGACCTTGCCAAGCTGTTCTATGATCCGGTCGCCGGTGCGTTCATCGGGCGCCACAGTTATTTCCTGGAAAACATCCTGCATGACCGGGCCAAGCAAGTGGTCATTGCCTTTTCGGTGTTCTCTATCCTCGGCTTTGTCAGTTCCTTTTTCATTGAAAGGCTCAAACCGTTCAAACGTGAAATGGGTTGCCTGGTGTTGTCTCTGGCGCTGTCAACCTCCTTTGTCACTCCGCTCAAAGCGGCAACGGCGGTGCAATGCCCATGGAGCCTGGAACAATTCGGCGGGCACGAAACCTACAGCGAACTGCTGAGTCCTCGCCCGCATACCGACAAGCCAGGCCGCTGCTGGCCCGGTGGTCATGCGGCGACCGGTTTCACCCTGTTTGCGTTGTTCTTTGTGTTGCGTGACCGACGCCCACGGCTGGCACGCTATGCGTTTATCTTCGCTTTCACGTTGGGCTCGGTGTTTTCCATCGGCCGGATGATGCAGGGCGCGCACTTCTTCTCGCACAACGTGTGGACGGCGATTTTCTGCTGGCTGTTTTGCCTGGGGGCGTACTACAACATCCTGTACCGGCCGGCCTCCAAGACTGAACAGGCGAACGAGGCAAAACCGGTCAGCGCCTGA
- a CDS encoding LTA synthase family protein produces the protein MDCLKTAPMRFLLLVTGSWLVIFLLTRSVLLLTHLDETGSGLLSVFGIGLLYDLGFIAYAALPMGLYLLLCPPALWRRRGHRWFLQGLLTASLFAMLFTSVAEWLFWDEFGVRFNFIAVDYLVYSDEVLNNLLESYPIGKLLSLLAVLAVVLSLALRKSFNAALDALLPAMRGRLLNALGLLIVAGLSAQLLSQDAPRAQGGNAYQNELASNGPYQFFAAFRNNELDYPQFYSTLPTSVVAQQIRAELTEPNARFIGEDPQDIRRMIDNPGTVRKPNIVLVTIESFSAKYMGSNGDDRNLTPNLDALRKQSLYFNNFYATGTRTDRGLEAITLAIPPTPGRSIVKRVGRESGFASLGQQLGAVGYDSVFVYGGRGYFDNMNAFFSGNGYRVVDQSSVDESEIHFKNAWGMADEDLYNQTLKLADADYARQQPFLLQLMTTSNHRPYTYPDNRIDIKSGNGRDGAVKYTDFAIGQFLDQARKKPWFDNTIFVFVADHTAGSAGKEDLPISNYQIPLFIYAPKLIDARETAQLASQIDLAPTLLGLLNLDYQSTFFGRNLLQDNPLPPRVVVGNYQHLGLFDGKDLAILSPREGLRRHDDALTDSRESQATTGDPLITRAITYYQTASHGFKQQLLGWKAPTEGSRQVSER, from the coding sequence ATGGATTGTTTGAAGACGGCGCCAATGCGCTTTCTGCTACTGGTAACCGGTTCCTGGCTGGTCATTTTTCTCCTGACCCGAAGCGTTCTCCTCCTCACTCACCTGGATGAGACAGGCAGCGGGCTCCTGTCCGTGTTTGGCATCGGCCTGCTTTATGACCTGGGTTTCATTGCCTACGCGGCGCTGCCCATGGGCCTCTATCTGCTGCTATGCCCGCCGGCCTTGTGGCGCCGCCGTGGCCATCGCTGGTTCCTTCAGGGCCTGCTGACCGCCAGCCTGTTCGCCATGCTGTTCACGTCGGTGGCCGAATGGCTGTTCTGGGATGAGTTCGGTGTGCGTTTCAACTTTATCGCCGTCGATTACCTGGTCTACTCCGACGAAGTGCTGAATAACCTGTTGGAGTCGTACCCGATCGGCAAGCTGCTGAGCCTGCTCGCGGTGCTGGCCGTGGTCCTGAGCCTTGCGCTGCGCAAATCCTTCAACGCTGCGCTGGACGCACTATTGCCTGCCATGCGCGGGCGTCTGCTGAATGCGCTCGGCCTGCTGATCGTCGCGGGCCTGAGCGCGCAACTGCTCAGCCAGGATGCGCCGCGCGCTCAGGGCGGCAATGCCTATCAGAACGAACTGGCGAGCAATGGCCCGTACCAGTTCTTCGCCGCCTTTCGCAATAACGAACTGGATTACCCGCAGTTCTACAGCACCCTGCCGACCTCCGTCGTCGCGCAACAGATTCGCGCTGAACTGACCGAGCCCAACGCTCGCTTCATCGGCGAGGATCCGCAGGACATCCGCCGGATGATCGATAATCCCGGCACCGTACGAAAACCCAACATCGTGCTGGTCACCATCGAAAGCTTCAGTGCCAAGTACATGGGCAGCAATGGCGACGATCGCAACCTGACACCAAACCTCGATGCCTTGCGCAAACAAAGCCTGTACTTCAATAATTTCTACGCCACCGGCACCCGCACTGATCGTGGCCTGGAGGCAATCACCCTGGCCATTCCACCGACGCCGGGGCGCTCGATCGTCAAGCGCGTGGGTCGTGAAAGCGGTTTCGCCAGCCTCGGCCAGCAACTTGGCGCCGTGGGTTACGACAGCGTATTCGTGTATGGCGGGCGCGGTTACTTCGACAACATGAACGCGTTCTTCAGCGGCAACGGCTATCGCGTCGTCGACCAGAGCAGCGTCGATGAATCAGAGATTCACTTCAAGAACGCCTGGGGAATGGCTGACGAAGACCTCTATAACCAGACCCTGAAACTGGCCGATGCCGACTACGCCAGGCAACAGCCGTTTCTACTGCAACTGATGACCACCTCCAACCATCGCCCCTACACCTACCCGGATAACCGTATCGATATCAAATCCGGTAACGGACGCGACGGTGCGGTGAAGTACACCGACTTCGCCATTGGTCAGTTCCTTGATCAGGCGCGCAAAAAACCCTGGTTCGATAATACAATCTTCGTCTTCGTTGCCGATCACACGGCTGGCAGCGCCGGCAAAGAAGACTTGCCGATCAGCAACTATCAGATTCCGCTGTTCATCTATGCACCGAAGCTGATCGACGCTCGGGAAACCGCACAGCTGGCCAGTCAGATCGACCTTGCGCCAACGTTGCTCGGGCTGCTGAACCTGGATTATCAGTCGACGTTCTTCGGTCGCAACCTGTTGCAGGACAATCCACTGCCACCGCGAGTGGTGGTTGGCAACTATCAACATCTGGGCTTGTTCGATGGCAAGGATTTAGCGATCCTGAGCCCGCGTGAGGGTCTGCGTCGCCACGACGATGCACTGACCGACAGTCGCGAATCACAGGCAACCACAGGTGATCCGTTGATCACCCGCGCAATCACTTACTACCAAACTGCCAGTCATGGCTTCAAGCAACAGCTGCTCGGCTGGAAAGCGCCCACGGAGGGCAGCCGCCAAGTCAGCGAACGTTAA
- the colR gene encoding two-component system response regulator ColR, with product MRILLVEDNRDILANLADYLGLKGYTVDCAQDGLSGLHLAATEHYDLIVLDIMLPGIDGYTLCKRLREDARRDTPVIMLTARDQLDDRLQGFKSGADDYLIKPFALSELAARIEAVMRRAQGGGRRALQVGDLSYDLDTLEVTREGRLLKLNPVGLKLLAVLMQKSPHVLRREILEEALWGDDCPDSDSLRSHVHQLRQVIDKPFAKPLLHTVHGVGYRLAEGRDGV from the coding sequence ATGCGAATTCTATTGGTTGAAGACAACCGCGATATCCTGGCCAACCTGGCCGATTATCTGGGGCTCAAAGGTTACACCGTGGATTGCGCGCAGGACGGTTTATCTGGCTTGCACCTGGCGGCCACCGAGCATTACGACTTGATCGTACTCGATATCATGCTGCCCGGTATCGATGGCTACACCCTGTGCAAACGCCTGCGCGAAGACGCCCGCCGTGATACGCCGGTGATCATGCTCACTGCGCGCGATCAACTGGACGACCGTCTGCAAGGCTTCAAATCCGGCGCCGACGATTACTTGATCAAACCCTTTGCCCTGTCAGAACTGGCGGCGCGCATCGAGGCGGTCATGCGCCGTGCCCAGGGTGGCGGTCGCCGTGCCTTGCAGGTTGGCGATCTGAGCTACGACCTCGATACCCTGGAGGTGACGCGCGAAGGCCGTCTGCTGAAACTCAACCCGGTGGGCCTGAAGTTGCTGGCGGTGTTGATGCAGAAAAGCCCGCACGTGCTGCGCCGGGAAATTCTCGAAGAGGCCCTGTGGGGTGACGACTGCCCGGACAGCGACAGCCTGCGCAGCCACGTCCATCAATTGCGCCAGGTGATCGACAAGCCGTTCGCCAAACCCCTGCTGCATACGGTGCACGGCGTCGGTTATCGCTTGGCCGAGGGCCGTGATGGAGTTTAA
- a CDS encoding sensor histidine kinase: MEFKQSLSQRIIIAFALMSALVAGAFAIGIIATVHLVEEKLISSGLGGDLQRLLLMDSVTDWSHRPEPDQLFYFSGGPGDFELPKDLRHLDSGFHEVFRDHLSYHAMVEIVDGRRYVLLQDQSDFEERERVLFAVVLVGFVLSLALAVFLGWVLARKVMAPVVRLARQVRHRDQLLGLAPPLAPDYAADEVGELAVAFDATLGRLRQALTRERLFTSDVSHELRTPLMVLASSCELLLENPGIDQRGRAQVERIARACAEMRELVQTFLMLARAQHEDASMGPQQSLSQVADGLLCQWREPIEAKGLTLNVELGNPPDTRYNATLLHAVMGNLLRNALHYTEHGFIRLALTDTGFVVEDSGVGIPEEKREAMFEPFVRGSEKRGEGLGLGLSLVQRICENQGWSVSLTNMEPNGCRFQVELSQKKR; encoded by the coding sequence ATGGAGTTTAAGCAGAGCCTTTCGCAACGGATCATCATCGCCTTTGCGTTGATGAGCGCATTGGTCGCGGGAGCCTTCGCGATAGGCATCATCGCGACCGTGCACCTGGTGGAGGAGAAACTGATTTCGTCAGGTCTGGGTGGCGATTTGCAACGCCTGTTGCTGATGGACAGCGTGACGGACTGGAGCCACCGCCCCGAGCCGGACCAGTTGTTCTATTTCAGCGGCGGGCCGGGCGACTTTGAGTTACCCAAGGATTTGCGGCACCTGGACTCGGGTTTTCATGAAGTCTTTCGCGACCATCTGTCGTATCACGCCATGGTCGAAATCGTCGACGGACGGCGCTACGTGCTGTTGCAGGACCAGAGCGATTTCGAAGAGCGTGAACGGGTGCTGTTTGCCGTAGTGCTGGTGGGGTTCGTACTGAGCCTGGCGCTGGCGGTATTTCTGGGCTGGGTGCTGGCGCGCAAGGTGATGGCGCCGGTGGTGCGACTGGCCCGCCAGGTACGCCATCGCGATCAGCTGTTGGGCCTGGCACCGCCACTGGCGCCGGATTATGCCGCCGATGAAGTGGGCGAGCTGGCCGTGGCCTTCGACGCCACCCTCGGGCGCTTGCGTCAGGCGTTGACCCGTGAGCGATTGTTCACCAGTGACGTCAGCCACGAACTGCGCACGCCATTGATGGTGTTGGCCAGTTCCTGTGAATTGTTGCTGGAAAACCCCGGCATCGATCAGCGCGGGCGTGCCCAGGTCGAGCGGATCGCCCGGGCTTGCGCAGAGATGCGCGAGTTGGTGCAGACCTTCCTCATGCTGGCCCGCGCTCAGCATGAAGACGCCAGCATGGGCCCCCAGCAGAGCCTCAGTCAGGTGGCCGACGGGTTGCTTTGCCAATGGCGCGAACCGATCGAAGCCAAGGGCCTGACGTTGAACGTCGAGTTGGGCAACCCGCCGGACACTCGCTATAACGCGACGCTTCTGCACGCGGTGATGGGCAACCTGTTGCGTAATGCGCTGCATTACACCGAGCATGGGTTTATCCGCTTGGCCCTGACGGATACGGGGTTCGTGGTCGAGGACAGTGGTGTGGGCATTCCGGAAGAAAAACGCGAGGCGATGTTCGAGCCTTTCGTACGCGGCAGCGAAAAGCGTGGCGAGGGCTTGGGGCTGGGGCTGTCGCTGGTGCAACGGATCTGCGAGAACCAGGGCTGGAGTGTCAGCCTGACGAACATGGAGCCCAACGGTTGTCGCTTCCAGGTGGAGTTGAGTCAGAAAAAGCGGTGA
- a CDS encoding class I SAM-dependent methyltransferase, with the protein MAGPIKLGFSEKYDDQPAQKNVRKHQVGLGRRLSQWRDEHLARKALALAGEPGLVLDLPCGAGRFWPLLAEKHNRVIIGADNSVSMLKTAMRTQPADVVKRVQPLHTSAFDIALPDNAVDSIFCMRLLHHIGEAEQRLTILREFERVTRDSVIVSLWVDGNFKAWKRKRAERMRGQEGYQTRFVLPAATIEKEFEQAGFHIQGQMDFLPLYAMWRVYVLRKR; encoded by the coding sequence ATGGCTGGCCCGATAAAGCTCGGCTTCTCCGAAAAATACGACGATCAACCCGCACAGAAAAATGTGCGCAAGCACCAGGTGGGGCTCGGTCGCCGGCTGTCCCAATGGCGTGATGAACACCTGGCGCGAAAGGCCCTGGCGTTGGCCGGTGAACCTGGCCTGGTCCTCGATTTGCCCTGCGGTGCCGGGCGTTTCTGGCCGTTGCTCGCGGAAAAGCACAACCGTGTCATCATCGGGGCCGACAACTCGGTGTCCATGCTCAAGACTGCCATGCGCACTCAACCCGCCGACGTGGTCAAAAGGGTACAACCCTTGCACACGTCTGCATTCGACATTGCCTTGCCCGATAACGCGGTCGACAGCATTTTCTGCATGCGTCTGCTCCATCACATCGGTGAAGCCGAGCAACGACTGACCATCCTGCGTGAATTCGAGCGTGTCACCCGCGACAGCGTGATTGTTTCGTTGTGGGTAGACGGCAATTTCAAGGCCTGGAAACGCAAGCGCGCCGAGAGGATGCGTGGGCAGGAAGGTTACCAGACTCGATTTGTGTTACCGGCTGCCACGATTGAAAAGGAGTTTGAGCAGGCGGGTTTCCATATTCAGGGGCAAATGGATTTTTTACCGCTCTATGCCATGTGGCGGGTCTATGTATTACGCAAGAGGTAA
- a CDS encoding multidrug efflux RND transporter permease subunit, whose product MAFTDPFIRRPVLATVVSLLIVLLGFQAWSKLPLRQYPQMENALITVTTAYPGANAETIQGYITQPMQHSLASAEGIDYMTSVSRQNFSVISIYARIGSNTDRLFTELLAKANEVKNQLPQDAEDPVLSKEATGASALMYISFFSNELSNPQITDYLSRVIQPKLATLPGMAEAEILGNQVFAMRLWLDPVKLAGFGLSASDVTNAVRQYNFLSAAGEVKGEYVVTSINANTELKSAEAFGAIPLKVDGDSRVLLRDVARVEMGAENYNTISSFGGTPSVYIGIKATPGANPLDVIKEVRKIMPDLEAQLPPNLKGEIAYDATLFIQASIDEVLKTLFEAVLIVIVVVFLFLGALRSVVIPVVTIPLSMIGVMFFMQMMGYSINLLTLLAMVLAIGLVVDDAIVVVENIHRHIEEGKTPLDAAIEGAREIAMPVVSMTITLAAVYAPIGFLTGLTGALFKEFALTLAGAVVISGVVALTLSPMMCAMLLRHDENPSGLAHRLDVIFEGLKRRYQRVLHGTLNTRPVVLVFAVIVLCLIPILLKFTKSELAPDEDQGVIFMMANAPQPANLDYMNAYTDEFVAIFKEFPEYYSSFQINGFNGVQSGIGGFLLKPWNERHRTQMQILPLVQSKLESIPGLQIFGFNLPSLPGTGEGLPFQFVINSANSYEALLQVMDRVKKRAMESGKFAFVDVDLAFDKPEVVVDIDRAKAAQMGVSMQDLGGTLATMLGEAEINRFTIEGRSYKVIAQVERPYRDNPDWLNHYYVRNTKGELLPLSTLITVTDRARPRQLNQFQQLNSAILSGVPLVSMGEAIDTVRQIAREEAPTGYAIDYAGVSRQYVQEGSALWVTFALALAIIFLVLAAQFESFRDPLVILVTVPLSICGALIPLFLGWSSMNIYTQVGLVTLIGLISKHGILIVEFANQLRKEKGLTPREAVEEAAAIRLRPVLMTTAAMVFGMVPLIIATGAGAVSRFDIGTVIATGMSIGTLFTLFVLPCIYTLLAKPDKP is encoded by the coding sequence ATGGCTTTTACCGATCCGTTCATCCGCCGCCCGGTGCTCGCCACCGTGGTCAGCCTGTTGATAGTGCTGCTGGGCTTCCAGGCCTGGAGCAAGTTGCCGCTGCGCCAATACCCGCAAATGGAAAACGCCCTGATCACGGTGACCACCGCTTATCCCGGAGCCAACGCCGAGACCATCCAGGGCTATATCACCCAACCGATGCAGCACAGCCTGGCCAGCGCCGAGGGCATCGACTACATGACCTCGGTCAGTCGCCAGAACTTCTCGGTGATCTCGATCTACGCGCGTATCGGCTCCAACACCGACCGCCTGTTCACCGAACTGCTGGCCAAGGCCAACGAGGTCAAGAACCAGCTGCCCCAGGACGCCGAAGACCCGGTGCTGAGCAAGGAAGCCACCGGCGCCTCGGCGCTGATGTACATCAGTTTCTTCAGCAACGAGCTGAGTAACCCGCAGATCACCGACTACCTGTCCCGGGTTATCCAGCCGAAACTGGCGACCCTGCCGGGCATGGCCGAAGCCGAGATTCTCGGCAACCAGGTGTTCGCCATGCGCCTGTGGCTGGACCCGGTGAAGCTCGCCGGTTTCGGCCTGAGCGCCAGCGATGTGACCAACGCCGTGCGCCAGTACAACTTCCTCTCCGCCGCCGGCGAAGTGAAAGGCGAGTACGTGGTCACCAGCATCAACGCCAACACCGAACTCAAGTCCGCCGAGGCCTTTGGCGCAATTCCGCTCAAGGTCGACGGTGACAGTCGTGTGCTGTTGCGAGACGTGGCGCGGGTCGAGATGGGCGCGGAGAACTACAACACCATCAGCTCCTTCGGCGGCACACCTTCGGTGTACATCGGCATCAAGGCCACACCCGGCGCCAACCCGCTGGACGTGATCAAGGAAGTGCGCAAGATCATGCCGGACCTGGAAGCCCAGCTACCGCCAAACCTCAAGGGCGAAATCGCCTACGACGCCACGCTGTTCATCCAGGCCTCCATCGACGAGGTGTTGAAAACCCTGTTCGAAGCGGTGCTGATCGTGATTGTGGTGGTGTTCCTGTTCCTCGGCGCCCTGCGTTCGGTGGTGATCCCGGTGGTGACCATTCCACTGTCGATGATCGGCGTGATGTTCTTCATGCAGATGATGGGCTACTCGATCAACCTGCTGACCTTGCTGGCGATGGTCTTGGCCATCGGACTGGTGGTGGACGACGCCATCGTGGTGGTGGAAAACATCCACCGGCACATCGAAGAAGGCAAGACACCGTTGGATGCGGCCATCGAGGGCGCACGGGAGATCGCCATGCCGGTGGTGTCGATGACCATCACCCTGGCGGCGGTCTATGCGCCGATCGGCTTCCTGACCGGCCTGACGGGGGCGTTGTTCAAGGAGTTTGCCCTGACCCTGGCCGGGGCGGTGGTGATTTCCGGTGTCGTCGCCCTGACGCTGTCGCCGATGATGTGCGCCATGCTGCTGCGCCACGATGAAAACCCCAGCGGCCTGGCCCATCGCCTGGACGTGATCTTCGAAGGCCTCAAACGCCGCTACCAGCGCGTGCTTCACGGCACTCTCAACACCCGGCCGGTAGTGCTGGTGTTCGCGGTGATCGTGCTGTGCCTGATCCCGATACTGCTCAAGTTCACCAAGTCGGAACTGGCGCCGGACGAAGACCAGGGCGTGATCTTCATGATGGCCAACGCCCCGCAACCAGCCAACCTCGACTACATGAACGCCTACACCGACGAGTTCGTCGCCATTTTCAAGGAGTTTCCCGAGTACTACTCTTCGTTCCAGATCAACGGCTTCAACGGCGTGCAATCGGGGATCGGCGGCTTCCTGCTCAAACCCTGGAATGAACGCCACCGGACCCAGATGCAGATCCTGCCGCTGGTCCAGAGCAAACTGGAAAGCATTCCCGGACTGCAAATATTCGGCTTCAATCTGCCGTCCCTGCCAGGCACCGGCGAGGGCTTGCCGTTTCAATTCGTGATCAACTCGGCTAACAGCTACGAGGCGCTGCTGCAGGTGATGGACCGAGTGAAAAAAAGAGCGATGGAATCCGGCAAGTTTGCTTTTGTCGACGTCGACCTGGCCTTCGACAAGCCCGAAGTCGTGGTGGATATCGATCGCGCCAAGGCTGCGCAGATGGGTGTGTCCATGCAGGACCTCGGCGGTACTCTTGCGACGATGCTGGGCGAGGCGGAGATCAACCGGTTCACCATCGAAGGTCGCAGCTACAAGGTCATCGCTCAGGTGGAACGGCCCTACCGCGATAACCCTGACTGGCTGAACCATTATTACGTCAGGAACACCAAGGGCGAACTGCTCCCCCTGTCGACCCTGATCACCGTGACAGACCGCGCGCGGCCGCGTCAGTTGAACCAGTTCCAGCAACTCAACTCGGCGATTCTTTCCGGGGTCCCGCTGGTCAGCATGGGTGAAGCCATCGACACCGTGCGCCAGATCGCCCGGGAAGAGGCTCCGACGGGTTACGCCATCGACTATGCCGGTGTCTCACGGCAATACGTTCAGGAAGGCAGCGCGCTGTGGGTCACCTTCGCCCTGGCCTTGGCGATCATCTTCCTGGTGCTGGCGGCCCAGTTCGAAAGCTTCCGTGATCCGCTGGTGATTCTGGTGACTGTGCCGCTGTCGATCTGTGGCGCATTGATCCCGCTCTTCCTCGGCTGGTCGAGCATGAACATCTATACCCAGGTGGGGCTGGTGACGTTGATCGGACTGATCAGCAAGCACGGGATCCTGATCGTCGAGTTCGCCAACCAGTTACGCAAGGAGAAAGGCCTGACACCTCGCGAAGCGGTAGAGGAAGCGGCGGCCATTCGTCTGCGCCCGGTATTGATGACCACGGCGGCAATGGTGTTCGGCATGGTGCCGTTGATCATCGCCACGGGCGCGGGAGCCGTCAGCCGGTTCGACATCGGCACGGTGATCGCAACGGGGATGTCGATCGGGACGCTGTTCACCTTGTTCGTGCTGCCATGCATTTACACATTGCTGGCCAAACCCGATAAACCTTAA